In one window of Limisphaerales bacterium DNA:
- a CDS encoding YihY/virulence factor BrkB family protein yields the protein MDNPLPKIPNPWKILREDLAQVMEKESRVVLPKRWMRVARFILLAYRKFDEERCFMRAAALSFNSLLALIPVLALATVLTGWLVGEPSSKGAADANATAPAQQFVSKIIVSVLPAKHEDPEKEAKIAEIRDGLRDNISDFTNNLAQQVSFDKTGVLSALVFVYLGLMVVMQLEDTFNDLWAVRRSRVWYSQLLKFSPGLVLGPGCIILAFALANAVHFENISDRLQSMGAVVNTLVPLLFAMAGLTFLYKLIPNTKVSWTAAIWGGVVAGILWQINHLASALYISHVVVEKGWYSQTYGGSLGLLPVFMLAVYFTWLILLYGALVAARVQYHTTPLKESVEDKDAEPEKPEPGEREGDDTQTAGETNEAEK from the coding sequence GTGGACAATCCGTTACCGAAAATCCCGAATCCGTGGAAAATCCTTCGTGAAGATCTCGCGCAGGTGATGGAGAAGGAAAGCCGCGTGGTGCTGCCCAAACGCTGGATGCGCGTGGCGCGGTTTATTCTGCTGGCGTATCGCAAGTTTGACGAGGAACGCTGCTTTATGCGCGCGGCGGCGCTGTCGTTCAACTCGCTGCTGGCGCTCATCCCCGTGCTCGCGCTGGCCACGGTGCTGACCGGTTGGCTGGTGGGCGAACCATCCTCAAAAGGCGCGGCAGATGCGAATGCTACGGCGCCGGCACAACAATTTGTCAGCAAAATCATTGTGAGCGTATTGCCGGCCAAACACGAGGATCCGGAGAAGGAAGCGAAAATAGCCGAGATCCGTGATGGCTTGCGCGATAATATTTCTGACTTCACCAATAACCTCGCGCAACAGGTTAGCTTCGACAAGACCGGTGTGCTCAGTGCGTTGGTGTTTGTGTATCTCGGGCTGATGGTGGTGATGCAGCTGGAGGATACGTTTAATGATTTATGGGCCGTGCGGCGGAGTCGGGTGTGGTACTCGCAATTGCTGAAATTTTCGCCGGGGCTCGTGCTCGGCCCCGGCTGCATCATCCTCGCCTTTGCGCTGGCCAATGCGGTGCATTTTGAAAACATCAGCGACCGCCTGCAATCCATGGGGGCGGTAGTGAATACGCTTGTGCCATTGCTGTTCGCAATGGCGGGCCTGACGTTTTTGTACAAGCTCATCCCGAACACAAAAGTTTCGTGGACCGCGGCGATTTGGGGCGGCGTGGTGGCCGGCATTTTATGGCAGATCAATCACCTCGCCAGCGCACTTTATATTTCGCACGTGGTGGTGGAGAAAGGGTGGTACAGCCAAACCTACGGCGGCAGCCTCGGCCTGCTGCCGGTGTTTATGTTGGCGGTTTATTTTACGTGGCTCATTCTGCTGTACGGCGCGCTCGTGGCCGCACGGGTGCAATACCACACCACGCCCCTCAAAGAATCCGTGGAAGACAAAGACGCCGAGCCAGAAAAACCTGAGCCCGGCGAGCGCGAAGGTGACGATACCCAAACTGCCGGCGAAACTAATGAAGCCGAAAAATAA
- a CDS encoding DUF4149 domain-containing protein: MKPKNNPQRIAQLVFVLTAAVWLGGAVFFTFVAGPMFFAPELAEALPKPRDGIVAQELIHRFTAFQLSLAAIAVLALLAGWRLEGDGGKFPRARGLLLAVMVALIVFGLIYITPRLEWLHQMKYPDYFKIGTTPEQTAYANKSFGPLHGISQIGNLVVLFGLVAQLVLAWKAAVGMKEDRSM, from the coding sequence ATGAAGCCGAAAAATAATCCACAACGCATCGCGCAACTGGTGTTTGTGCTCACGGCCGCCGTGTGGCTGGGCGGCGCGGTATTTTTCACCTTCGTGGCCGGGCCAATGTTTTTCGCGCCCGAACTGGCCGAAGCCCTCCCCAAACCGCGCGACGGCATCGTAGCGCAGGAACTCATCCACCGTTTCACCGCATTTCAGCTTTCGCTCGCCGCCATCGCCGTGCTGGCCTTGCTAGCCGGTTGGCGACTGGAAGGCGACGGCGGAAAATTTCCCCGCGCGCGGGGATTACTGTTGGCGGTGATGGTGGCGCTGATTGTGTTCGGGTTGATTTACATCACCCCGCGCCTCGAATGGCTGCACCAAATGAAGTACCCCGACTATTTCAAAATAGGAACCACCCCCGAACAAACCGCTTACGCCAATAAATCCTTCGGCCCGCTGCACGGCATCTCACAAATTGGAAATTTGGTGGTGCTATTCGGCTTAGTCGCCCAACTCGTGCTCGCATGGAAAGCCGCCGTGGGGATGAAAGAAGATCGCTCAATGTAG